One genomic window of Gracilinema caldarium DSM 7334 includes the following:
- a CDS encoding polysaccharide deacetylase family protein: protein MYRNSVLLLLLLFIIAPWTFSANNQVIILVYHTFLGAHTSSLDFSKEEFIQQLDKIAQYGFHWVSLDDAVAGNVQGSKNIVMTIDDGNHSVPSVVTDVLLPRHIVPTLFISAKLAERSKFAFRPEVVKQLSDLGCIIGAHGFTHQYVTKKAFESDPQRSRDEIEKPGPLISQWTGKAVPYFALPFGASSDEARQLLIKAGYSYAFLAKSHIVPVDFTDPQLDHYAVPRTIVYRWNINQILAQLEKLGAKP, encoded by the coding sequence ATGTATCGTAACTCGGTATTACTCCTATTATTACTTTTCATTATAGCCCCCTGGACATTCTCAGCGAACAATCAGGTCATCATTTTAGTGTATCATACGTTTTTAGGGGCCCATACCTCCTCCCTTGATTTTTCTAAAGAAGAATTTATACAACAGTTGGACAAAATCGCCCAGTATGGATTCCATTGGGTATCCTTGGACGATGCGGTGGCAGGAAACGTGCAGGGGTCCAAAAATATTGTTATGACCATTGACGACGGGAACCACTCGGTACCCTCGGTGGTAACAGACGTTTTACTGCCCCGGCACATCGTACCCACCCTCTTTATCAGCGCTAAGTTAGCGGAACGAAGCAAGTTCGCCTTCCGACCGGAGGTGGTGAAGCAATTGTCCGACCTAGGGTGTATCATCGGGGCCCATGGCTTTACCCATCAATATGTGACAAAAAAAGCCTTTGAAAGCGATCCCCAGCGAAGTCGAGACGAAATAGAAAAACCGGGCCCCCTTATAAGCCAATGGACAGGAAAGGCAGTTCCCTATTTTGCATTACCCTTTGGGGCTAGTTCCGACGAAGCTCGTCAGCTGTTAATTAAGGCCGGCTATTCCTACGCTTTTTTAGCTAAATCCCACATTGTGCCCGTTGATTTCACCGATCCCCAGTTGGATCACTACGCCGTACCCCGGACCATCGTTTATCGCTGGAATATAAACCAAATCCTTGCCCAATTGGAAAAACTAGGAGCAAAACCGTAA